Proteins from one Rhizoctonia solani chromosome 5, complete sequence genomic window:
- a CDS encoding histone acetyltransferase subunit NuA4, protein MSQPSHEFQQPTKLHAMSTEAEGKALYEGARKDLVNALMKRKDIDKQLAALESQIYTFEGNYLTETTNSGGNIIQGFENYLKHPNAANRKKYEITDGDRIFSNSSSTYGKAINGDADRSADDAGAGSHVTVAVPAARQGSEARSIDSRRDRDSKQKKRPNNQRDDEGTPPLPGTTRKKRPRMASED, encoded by the exons ATGAGTCAGCCAAGCCACGAGTTCCAACAACCAACCAAACTCCATGCCATGTCCACCGAAGCGGAAGGAAAGGCTCTCTATGAGGGGGCTCGCAAAGATCTTGTCAATGCTTTGATGAAACGCAAGGATATTGATAAACAACTA GCAGCTCTCGAATCTCAGATTTACACCTTTGAAGGGAATTACCTCACAGAAACAACCAACTCTGGCGGGAACATTATCCAAGGCTTTGAAAACTACTTGAAGCACCCCAACGCAGCCAACAGGAAGAAGTACGAGATAACCGATGGGGACCGGATCTTCTCAAACAGTAGCTCTACATATGGCAAGGCAA TCAATGGCGATGCCGACCGCTCTGCCGATGATGCGGGGGCCGGCTCCCATGTCACGGTCGCCGTACCTGCTGCACGCCAGGGAAGTGAAGCTCGAAGCATCGACTCGCGACGCGACCGGGACTCTAAGCAGAAAAAACGGCCGAATAATCAACGAGATGATGAGGGAACCCCACCTCTTCCTGGGACCACACGCAAGAAGCGCCCTAGGATGGCCTCGGAAGATTAG
- a CDS encoding membrane bound O-acyl transferase family protein has protein sequence MGVDEVLSGPRTQLLRLAILPLAVWSTLSAAYTYEWTNPVYNVYNFASGLWGMFALLKAVEFALTPHGRLKVGEMKPGPIKSPASNKYIANFTKTQSISRSLSALYIGFLDACELLSSMRGVGWDYGTGNDIYIPLEHRSSEKTGFLKSTLWSTLGYYLLLDMIDTGFKLVPGVSSPSGGSIFRPELSLIPRLVVSTGLHFATGVAFIAGFNMFYGLLTLIAVSWWQPPSAWPPVTENPWATTSLHDFWGKRWHQLLRQAFFVGGGYPLAFLGKTIFGVLFGERVGRTAALWGLLLGTFTASGLFHMFAMYAMGQGIEWKVVGFFSAQAIALILERAWRTATGRRVEGWWGRAWSYLWIVGGGQWCVDAWHRRGLGGGMVIPPSLSVTRLIILPLVLKFFES, from the exons ATGGGGGTTGATGAAGTGTTATCTGG ACCACGAACGCAGCTCCTTCGACTGGCTATTTTACCTCTGGCCGTTTGGTCAACCCTTAGTGCCGCCTATACCTATGAGTGGACGAATCCGGTGTATAATGTTTATAACTTTGCTTCGG GTCTGTGGGGGATGTTTGCTCTGTTGAAGGCCGTAGAGTTTGCGCTTACTCCTCATGGACGATTGAAAGTTGGAGAGATGAAGCCCGGGCCAATCAAGTCTCCGGCGAGCAACAAGTACATTGCTAACTTTACCAAGACACAATCCATATCCAGAAGTTTGTCTGCGCTCTATATCGGATTCTTGGATGCTTGCGAGCTATTGAGCAGCATGCGTGGTGTTGGTTGGGACTATGGAACTGGAAATGATATTTATATACCTCTTGAACATCGATCATCAGAGAAAACCGGTTTCTTGAAATCGACATTGTGGAGCACACTGGGCTACTATTTGTTACTTGACATGATCGACACTGGCTTCAAACTGGTGCCTGGGGTCTCTTCGCCCTCTGGTGGCTCTATCTTCCGCCCAGAGTTATCCCTCATCCCTCGTCTAGTTGTATCCACCGGCCTGCACTTTGCCACTGGTGTAGCATTTATCGCAGGATTTAATATGTTTTACGGCCTTTTGACATTGATTGCCGTTTCATGGTGGCAGCCTCCATCTGCATGGCCTCCAGTCACGGAAAACCCATGGGCAACAACTTCGCTCCATGACTTTTGGGGAAAGCGTTGGCACCAGCTATTACGCCAGGCATTTTTTGTTGGCGGTGGCTACCCGCTTGCATTTCTTGGCAAAACTATTTTTGGTGTACTTTTTGGTGAACGGGTTGGGCGTACGGCCGCGCTTTGGGGCTTGCTTTTGGGCACGTTCACCGCTAGTGGACTATTTCATATGTTTGCAATGTATGCGATGGGGCAAGGGATCGAGTGGAAGGTTGTTGGATTCTTTTCTGCCCAGGCTATTGCGCTAATCTTGGAGCGCGCCTGGAGAACCGCTACCGGCCGGAGGGTAGAGGGGTGGTGGGGCCGCGCTTGGTCTTATCTCTGGATTGTCGGAGGCGGCCAGTGGTGTG TGGACGCTTGGCATCGTAGAGGCCTTGGAGGCGGCATGGTTATACCTCCATCTCTTTCTGTCACTCGTCTGATTATTCTACCATTAGTACTCAAGTTTTTTGAATCATGA